TGAACCTTCGCAGAATATTCAACATTCCAATTTGCTTGGCAAAATTTGAGTTTTGGATATCTTCATCCAAATTTGGATGCTATTTGGATCCTTATTATCAACCGGTTGgtttaaaattcgtaaattgCCTGAGCATTCAGTTGATAAGTCCAGAAGTTTCCTTAAACCTTTAGCGGATTCAACTTGCAAACCTGGTTGCGTGAATAATTTATCTAAGAAACAATAAACTAAGTTGACTTCACTGTGATACCTATTAGAAGTGCTTTCCACGCTTTTTCAAAGTTTACATCTGAAACTTGTATAGAGTTGATGAACGATAGTTCTTCGCCTTTAACTGATAATTTCAGATATTGCAATTTTTGAGAATCcgataataattcattattgcGTACAGTAGCTGAAAATAAATCTCGAAACGATATCCAAGAAAATAAATCACCTGAGAAAGTAGGTAAGTCCAGCTTTGGAAGATTGATGTAAGCCTTTGGAGTTTCAGCTACAACCGAAGTTTGAGATTGTGCGTTCGTCAAATTACTATTTTCAGTCAAATTACTATTTCGTTTCTTTAAAGACAATTCAAAACTATCTAATTTATTCAGTAAGTCGAAAAGCTCAGTTTCGtaatctgaatatttttcttcgtcCCAAGCAACAACTAAGATGTCTTTGAAAAGATCTGAAACTTCCAAACTGAGTTCACTTATTTGACGTAAACAAATATCAGAATGTTCAACGTTAAGTTCAGTATCTTGCGACAAGTCAGAGATAGAATTAGTTACCCTAGTAACTTTACTTTTAACTACTCTTTTCAGCTTAAGTAgctcttctaataattttggCATATTGAAAAGCTCATGAAAAGTAATCCAAAGCcctaactaaaatttaatttctatggCTCCTACCTCGACGGACCAGAATGTGGGGATTACTAACATGAATTAAACTAATATGAGGCAtcgaataatgaaataaaactaaattgccaaaataaactatttattaaaaactttaaactaaaaactgAATTAGAACATACTCCAAACTTCCAAAATAGTTGGGGAAAGAAAACTATGTGCCCTGAAGCTCGCTTAAAATCCAAAGTAAACATGCTGTAGCGAAATCGCTAATCCAACTGGCAAGCAAGCAAAATATTCTAGTACGCAAGAGTTTCAGAGCGCATGCGTTACAAATcaacaaataagaaaagatttctCCTAACACGTTATTGTTAGATTATTCATCTACGGCTGAACACCTCCGAAATTTATCGCTCGCTATTGCCCTGTTTAAGGAAACCCTAGCAACAATTTAACCTTGGCCCCAGTTGGGTTTGGCATCAGTATGAATGCACTAaggcagtgttccccaacctttttattgcgggtgggtgaccacttggatcagtctgcatagggaccgagggtgtgcggtattggtcctcgttaaactgttctaccgtaaagtgctcgacttcgcgtgaaggtcgtcgggctaccgaagcgggggtgccatctcctctgcagaagatcaaaattgtgatggcatgtcttcggatcatccttagggatgtttcccagaccgtcgccaatagcccattgagcagctctagtgcgacgtaaatgaactacaacaacaacccaacctttttatcacctcggacctgtcaacgtttggtaattttaccgtgGCCCACTGGGGGGGGGGAGGACGttgattgtttacattttagattattttgatttattaattttaatttagttgtatttaaacataccttcaaaataaaatacagttacaccaaaaaataaatataaagtgatttaacattttaacttactagaaggttaaatcaatgagaaccctgagcttgtttctttgcaatgagacggttccatctgggggtaatcggagactatgatacattacaaacattaaaaaatttatgtcactaccttcggagcccctttttttaaataaatgaaattttaatggagcacagatatttttaaattggggtataaacctaggaatttaaatttagtttgaatgaaatgggcggcccggtaccatttgatccacggaccggtccgcggttggggaacactgcacTGAGGGACCATTATTGGGATgtgtagattttttaatattggtcctagaatggcCTATATAGGATCTATATTGGCCAATACAGAACctacattgaataaataatgtatatcgCGTGAATCAGATAATTCTATATAGAATCGATAAGTGGCTgtgaaatatcgggtgaatcgaaAAATTCTATATAGGTAGAATAACTGCGCTTTGAAACTTTATTGAGccaatattcatgaatattAGCCCAATGAGGGTCCAGGTTATTTTGCTGTTAGGGAAGTACAGAGTGTTTCATATTGATTGcccttaaatgttattttcacaGTTTCTATAaatcttaaagtttttaaattattttcattacctaattttgaattcagtaaagttatttataagtCTCTATTCATATAGCGtggttataattaaattgatcaCGATATTAACTGGGGTGAtgtgaatttatattttcgggagggaaaaaattctcattttactGAATGAAATCCCTAATTTGACTGAATAAATGTGTTCAAATATATTTAGGGAAAAGTGGGTTAAGACCGGGTTGAAGGCCAGTTGAAGTAAAACTGTTCGACCGAGAAACTGTCAGATTTAATCAAtatattcattgtttagttGTGTACAATATATCATTCCTGAAAAATAGTagatattctatttattttatgaataatttttctaaaaaagtgaAATCATCCGGGTATTAGGTAAAGCCTGGTCAATGCCGTGCAAAAGAGAAAAGAGGAAAGGTGTCCCGTGGCTGCTGAGGGCCCAATCAAAATTCCTTACACAAAATATCgtgtttattatttagttttttttaaaggaaaattgcagagaattcctttatatttatgtaaaaagtgcaatattttataaagggTCTTCAAAAAATTCCACAAGATAGTAaaggtacttttatttacgCCGCATTAGAGCTGCTCAATAggctattgacgacggtctgggaaacatccctgaggatgatccggagGCAACACACGTACGTCACATCCCATTTTACATGGAAAACGCATTCACACACcatccacaaatcgtaattttgaactgaacatgagcacgatcaatctccgatccagtacccccagattTGTTGTGGgatcttggaggactttgtgacagATGTGCGTGCACCATTTTGTACACAGGTCGACCGACGGTGATTGAACTTCTGGACATGGGTTCTACGccccaaccaggctatcccggctcaCAAAATAAGGCTTTTTGTGCTTGAGTGAAAGGGATTTGAGGTGAGCACTTATCAGGGTGAGAGCTGATCTGACACAGGGGTTATCGAATAGTGCTTTGTTAGGGTAAGAATTAATctggacaaaaaataatttttgtaattgtaacgatcaataaataagattagtttaaaaaacatatgaaCATTAGAGAGCAAAGCAAACTTATCTACACAGATGTTGTGAATCCACGCCAATATCTTGACTTGTAAAgtgtaattcaaaaatttttactctgtCTTACCTCACTCCCCTCTACACAAAGAAACATCAAGTGAAAAGctactttaaagaattttctcgatggttaaattaaaaattagtataagtTAAAAGCAGTATGGCTTGTTCAGTATCAAgaaacaagtatatttttacaagtCTTATAAATTAGAAGATACTTAAAtctagaaaatagaaaatttcttaaattttctgaatGGTGAAAATCTTTGGAACGTCGTAATGACTTCCTCTCTCATTGGTTCGAATAAAGTTATCCGGTGGTTATAATTAAGTGAGTACTGGTTGGAAAATACCGATGAAACTTGGCATATCCTTTATATGGATCATGAAGGAAAACAATCTGTTATGAAAAATAGTTCCTATTTCTATTGACAGATGGGACTTCTCATGTATAGTGCGTACAAagaaaacggaccaccctaaataattgttgatcaaatgatcggatcttcacgttctaggactcaatcttaatggttggaGGGGAGGACCtcatatgctaattaattagtgcaggcgCTGAAATCAGACGTCTactatctctgaataaacatacctttttctcgACTGATTTGAATTGTTGACCCCCAAAACATAGTAGGTACTCTCAACTAGGGAAATAATGGTCAAAATAGTTTGTTCTGGAGGGTGGTTCAAAGTTTGAACTCCTTAATgctaactttaatttttgtgtatttcgccatatttcaggaactttttaagcgaattaaagaatttttgcacacgattataaaattcgtttatccaaagagtCAAGGTTCAGGggtgaaaaaaattacgcaaaaaataacttatagtaaatatttattactttttgtattttatttattgatagtcgaaaaaattttaaattgttaggcatgcaattttttacactatttcaaagaatataattttagatggcaaaatacaaaatttgcgagaaatcgatcgaatagatcctgagaaatcgaattttcaaaatacgacttttttaaaattcgatttcaatGTATAAGGCAAATTTTTACCCTGCCTTATGTTTTCGACTGTACTTTCTAATTTAAGCTTGGTTTcgtttaaacattaattttacagaTGTGTACTTCTTTtgtaagttttatattattgaatgtttaatattataactagctataataacagtaattaactgaattttttgcATGATAACCAACTACAATAATTCTTTATAactgaatgttttttattataagtagcTGTATAATCATTAACTTCTGTATTTATGATTACATATAAGCTCtacatatttcaatgtttcatATGATAACCATTACAAAGTTCTACTTGATTCAATAGTTTTACAAAAACTAGCAATAATCACAAAATTCTGCAAAATTGAATGCTTTATATGATAATCATGGCTAAATTCTGCAAAATTCAATGTTCTATATGATAACCAGCTATTATCATTTGATGTTATTGACTGTTTCACTTCATAGCTAGCTTTAGTCACTAAGTTCTACAGAATTGAATCTTTTAGATGTTTATCACAACAATTAACGTTTTTGATTACGAATGCATTAAGGGGAACAGCACAGAAGAagcctgcaaaaaaaaaaagatttttttaatcactttcgcAATGATTGAGGttaacttaatacatttttttaatcttattgtacaatgtgcaaaatatgaatattgtacagtgcacaaaatataaaacggACCAACCTGAATAGCATTTGATCAATTGATTGAATCTTcgtgttctaggactcaatcttgaaGGTTTAAGGGGTTGAccaaaattgcattatttaattagtgcagacgatattttaagttacgaaatcagacataaaattgtactttctttgaatacctttttttcgacgaatttggatttttgacctctaaaatataaggggtagctgcaatctgtgAAATATGGTCTCCTTAGTTTGCTcatgcatacaattataaaatttttctatccaaaaataattcaatgaaaaatacaagtttcagtaaatatttattattttttagtattttacttaataatggtagacaatattttttaaaggtataaagttttttgcaaaattttaaagaatgtaattttacatggcaagatacaaaatttgaacaaaatcgaccgaatagtttctgagaaattgaatttcaaagtatttttgaaattcgacCATATTTTCTATATTACAACTACCCCCTGTATTttggggggtcagaaatccaaatcctgatatatatatatatatatatatatatacNTACTGCCGaaggtttaatattaaaaatttcaggttGATAAATGATCTCTActagtgaaaaaaatgtaatgtacattattcttcatataatataaataatatctttatatatatattatattttttatatagtgagtctaaaaattaataaactaggtGGTCCGTATAACACCTCACCTTCGTAagtgctaaaaaaaaacatctttgatTGATATATTAATgcttctaaaaatagaaaaatatatacttgaggTTACGAAATAATAACTTAAGGTAGAACATGGAACACATGgcgctaattaaaaataacctttctAATTGTTGAATTGTCTTGTTTAATGATCCTCGTGCGATTTTTAACACCACCATGTTTCCTGCATATGTAACAAAAGTCATCtggaaaattttcataacttctCGAACTCGAAGCTATGTTTCACGAAACCTGCGAAAAgcagaagttaaaaatatttcgatgaCTCCCTATTACGTTTACTAGTGTATTCCTGAGAGGTCAGCGAATCAAGATAAGAATTTTCGTGATGCTATTGGTAGAGAGATATTATGAGAGAAAGATGTCATAGGTGGGTACTTTTGTAGATTTTACCAAAGTAGAATGCTGGTCAGGCAAGAAGGGAAACAATTCAGAAGCGAACAATTTCTTATggtaaatgttcataaaaattccaAGAAAATGTTACGTGATGGAAAATTTTCGTTGttgtttttcatttcagaaCCAAAAAACACAAAGTTCAGCTATCAGTCcccatgtgtttttttttcaacgcaGGCCTGTGTAGTTCTTACATGTGCAACGGGGGTCGAAAAAAtcgaattgttttaaatattttagaggtAGTGCAACCATAATTAAGAAGTAAACATAGTTTTAACACTTTGAATTGACATCTTTTAATGACTCAATGAGCCAAATGTTGTGAAAATTTAATCCGAAATgcttgtgataaaaaaatatcaaataataaaaataggattattgattttttttatttgatcggCATGCGGTggcatttgaaaattaaaatttctgatgaaaatatcattgaagaattttaaaattttggagaaaaaaaatttcaaggcgGTATTCCGCAActagattttaaagtaaatctttGATGCAAGATAATTTGACGTCTCAAAAATGTTTACCTTTAAGAAAACAGCGAtctatttttacaaagtttaaaaattagttaacaaGTACAATGCGTGAAATAAAGAACGGAAaaccctaaataatttttgatttaatgatcggatcttcgcgttctaggactcaatcctaATGATTCGAGGGGataaatccaaatttgaaaaaattaattagtgcagacgatattttaagttgtgaaatcagacacaaaatggATCACTCTTTGgatcaatataaatttgtttcgcCGGACTCTGAGATACAAGCATGGACAGTAGCCGccatctgggaaatatggtcccaatagagCAGTTCAAAGTTTgtacctcttaatgttaattccaCTTATTTCtccatatcttgagaactttttaagcattttgaaatttttttactcaattataaaattaatttcattgtcaaggactaatttcattataaaattaattaattccatgcaaaaaataacatttagcaaatatttatcattttttattattttatttaattttagtcgaaaagtttttgaactataaggtatgaaaattttttacaccattttagaGAATATAATATTGCATgacaaagcataaaattttaggGAAATCGGTTGAATCTTAGAaagtggaatttaaaaaaattaaattttcttaaatgtaaataatgattaaattaatattatatattaatattaaattaatataatatcatattaagttaattaatttcaaagattcgatttctcagaaactattcaatcaattttcctcaaattttgtattttgccatgcaaatttatattccttaaaattttgtaaaaaactgtattccttacaattcaaatatttttcgactaatattaaaaaaaatacaaaaccataaatatttactacaagttattttttgcatgcatttatctttggttaaaatttttttatattggtgtgtaaaaaaaaaattctcgagatgtGACGAAATACGAGGTCTGTCTAAAAAGTATCCGACCTTAATTTTTCCAGGGCAAAGTAGTGATTATAAGGCTGCGCCAAATTGCACGGTGGAAGGAGGAATCTTAATGCACATGCGTGAATTTTTTCACCGTGTTTGCTTGTGCAAGTTGCTGGCTGGTGGTCGCCAAGCAAGTTGCTGTTCATAGTGCACGTCGGATTTAGTTTTCTCGCAAGATGACTGAAAGAATAGAGCAAAGATACTGCATCAAATTCTGTCAAAAGTTTGGTGATTCTCAAAGCCAAACAATTCGTAAGATTCAGCAGGTGTTTGGAGAAGAAGCGATGGGTGTAACACAAATTAAGGAGTGGTTCAAACGATTCGAAGATAGTCGCACATCAGCGGAGAGTGAGCACCGTTGTGGCAGGCCCCAAACAGCTCGGAGTGCAGCTAATGTTGCGAAATTTGGCGATAGCAGATCGTCGTTTGACAGTGCAGGAGATTGCAGAAGATGTTGGGATGAGTAAAGATTCTGCACGTGCAATTTTGCGTGAAGATTTGAACATGAACCGAGTGGCTGCGAAATTCGTACCCAAGTTGCTGTCGCCGGAACAAAAAGATCTCCGTTTTGACGTTGCACAGGACCTTCTGGATACCGCCAATGCTGATCCTGGGTTTCTGAACACCGTGATAACTGGAGATGAGTCATGGGTGTACGGGTATGACccagaaaaaaaagacagtCGTCGCAATAGGAGCATCCCGATTCTCCAAGGCCGAAGAAAGCGTGGCAGGTGCGAAGCAAAATAAAGGTGATGCTGACTGTTTTCTTTGATGTCCGCGGAATTGTGCATCACGAATATGCACCGGAAGGACAAACAGTAACATATGAGTACTATCAAGATGTTCTCCGGCGACTCCGTGACGCAGTTCGGCGCAAAAGATCAGACATGTGGACGGCGAACAACTGGCACTTGCATCATGACAACGCCCCTGCACATTCATCCCAATTAATCCACACTTTCTTAGCCAAACACGGAATTACAACCGTTCGCCAACCTCCCTACTCTCCTGATCTGGCTCCTTGCGACTTTTGGTTGTTTCCAAAATTGAAGACGCCACTGAAAGGATCCCGTTTTGAGAGTAGAGAAGAGATAATGCGGAACGCGACGACGGAGCTCAACTCCATTCTGAAAGAAGACTTTCAGAGGTGTTTTCAGCAGTGGAAGAATCGGTGGGCTAAGTGTGTGCAAGCTCAAGGGGCCTACTTTGATGGGGATTAGGGTCCCAACTCCATCTGGCatccgaaatattttttatagtcaaTGGTCGGATACTTTTTAGACAGGCTCGTacacagaaagtaaaattaatattaacgtGTCCAAACTTCGGACCGATTTCGATCAAGTTTGatattttaccatgtaaaattacaagcttttaatgctaaaagttttatatcttacattttttttccattattatgagataaaatttaaaaagaaatatttgcaaaaattcgttttttacaTGAAACTATGTTTGGACAGACGAATTTTATAATcgcgtacaaaaaatttttcaattcgcttaaaaagtttctgaaatataacgaaatacgcaaaaaatcaaattaacattaagggctCTAAGGCGTGGACCCCTCGCCAGGCCAAGCTTTTGGGAcatgtttcccagattgcggctgccCCCCACGTTTTGGGGTCAGGAATCTGAATCCTTAGATAAATGGGtacgtttattcagataaaatacatttttgtgcatgatttcgtaacttaaaatattgtctgtgctaattaattaacatatttaagtttACCTCCTAGAGCCATTAACATTGAGTACTAGAAattgaaaatccgatcattagatcaaattcAGGGAAGCCCGTATTTCTTCTcttttcccccccttttttttgcGTACTGTATTTTACATTAGCATTAATGTCATTCAATTTTCTCTGAGATGCCTTCAAACTGGTTTTTGTCTTGTATcactatttcttttaagaattaaaattttacatcgtaaattttgaaatttaaaaaaaaaactgataaaatggttattaacttaattaatttttgttgaatgtcctgcttttttcagtaatttgatttatttttaaatgaaaatattattttaattatgggACAATTAAAATGTTGTTCATTAGCAGATGCAGAGCCACAAAGAAGAGTAAGagagtattgtttttctaatatcATTTGATTTGCAATGCTCTCATAAATCTTTATTAGAGTCATTgtctttaatttaatgaaatatcgTTGGTCTTACAGCTACATTTAAATACACTGTCTTCATTTTAGTCTGTTGTCGCTGGTACAGTTTCCTTGAAATTCATCGTCTTTAATTTAATGAACTGTTATTAGTATCAAatctacatttaaattaattttctttaatttagagACCTGTAGCAAGTCTTGCAGCTGCATTGGAAATCATAGTTTTTAGTATAGCGAAATGTCACTGGTATTACAGCTACATTGAAATTCATTGTCTTTAATTTAGTGAACTAGCACTGGTCTTACAGctacatttaaattaactgtCTTCATTTCAGTCTATTGTCACTGGTACAGCTTCCTTGAAATTCATTGTCCTTAATTTAATGAGCTGTTACTGGTATCAAatctacatttaaattaattttctttaatttagtgAAGTGTCGCAAGTCTTACAGCTATATTGaaaatcatagtttttaatttagtgaaatgTCACTGGTATTACAGCTACATTGAAATTCACTGTCGTTAATTTAGCGAACTATCACTAGTTTCTCAGctacatttaaattcattatctttaatttctggAACTGTCACTGGtttcaaagataattatttttaatttaatgagcaATCACCTATCTTAAAACTGCATTAGAATTCATTAcctacaatttatttaaatatcgtttgtgCTTCAGCTGgattgttctaaaatatatgcaatacaatttttgaaaaaggaaagagaaaactatataaacatattaatatgaattacaCTGGTTtacaatttccttttattttattttctattacatgagatatttttaaacagattttagaTGCTTTCATATCGCTATATTCAAATATGCAATCGGTTTCCCACAtcaagctacagattttttaaataacatttttattagtttttttttcgaaatgtacaagttgaAAGACGTAATAAACAGAGAATCGAATAAATGTTGAAACAAACTTCTTAAGGAGTTAAGtcataaaagcataaaaattgaataaggaCCCATATCCAGATGTTGTCATATGCCAGTAAGGGCTCTTCTCTGTAAAGAACGGTTTCTCTGTCTTCTtttgaacaggtcataataggaAAGCAAGTGTCCCTATAGGGAGTCCCTGCAGTCCTATAGCCCTATAGTCCTATCTTCAGAAATGTCATTGTAAGGGGCTATAGCTCCTTACAATGACATTTCCGAACATAGGTTCTTATGTAGTTTTAATGCTGATGATGTTTTCCAACTCCCCCATATATATAAAACGTTGTTAAATTTGCACATATGGACAAAAAGGTGAAAtatcatattcaaaaaatatgtaccTTCTcgagtaaaacaaataaaaaaatttaaatactctcATCCGAATCAGGCAATATCTAgaatttgtataaatgtaaaaacaaaatggtgttattttaacatacattttgcATGCATgacatttaataaatctttcaaaagcTTTCCAATTTACTGTCAACTTGGCTACTTATAACTGTATCTCTAAGCtatcaatacaaaacaaatgaaataaaataaaaatatgaccaccgaagccgacgtcttcagggggtaccggccccggtagccattaaaaacaaaaccatttctatttgagggagaagcaaaagcttaaaatatctccctcagtaccccgatggttttgtatagaggtccaggaaaaacaagatacattcaaaagaataaacaaattacgaaaagaaaatcaataaaaatcatcagaaaattaaaaactcacagtCACAGGTCAAGAATCAACTTCAAAAGCAAGTGGaggaaaataaaacactaaaaactgaaaaacaacgCGCCCCCTATAATAATGCGCagtagaagtttaaaaatgaaatgaaaaaggtCAGGAGAAGGAGATACGtagataaattaatagaatgcttaactggg
This region of Parasteatoda tepidariorum isolate YZ-2023 chromosome X1, CAS_Ptep_4.0, whole genome shotgun sequence genomic DNA includes:
- the LOC139427005 gene encoding uncharacterized protein, with the translated sequence MPKLLEELLKLKRVVKSKVTRVTNSISDLSQDTELNVEHSDICLRQISELSLEVSDLFKDILVVAWDEEKYSDYETELFDLLNKLDSFELSLKKRNSNLTENSNLTNAQSQTSVVAETPKAYINLPKLDLPTFSGDLFSWISFRDLFSATVRNNELLSDSQKLQYLKLSVKGEELSFINSIQVSDVNFEKAWKALLIGITVKST